The proteins below come from a single Chelmon rostratus isolate fCheRos1 chromosome 10, fCheRos1.pri, whole genome shotgun sequence genomic window:
- the LOC121612718 gene encoding transmembrane prolyl 4-hydroxylase-like isoform X1 yields MEDAQEQFFEQEEYDNDDKPLSSAFSPPFRPTRLHIQRSSICSRAYFVVVMVFFHVYILNVIGLLLYVHYNNGPGDLASGDGATSASVGDSGTPLPHPAPVSRELHVEDYTQSFSLPRIEGIRVGHVQQVSLVPDRTHEMKTISLKPLLFEIPGFLSEEECRVVVQLAQLKGLMESQTTAPSQGQEESNQPLLSLSTEEVFSLLDLNQDGLLQKKEIVSHSRSQDGTWLNPDNLRQILAGLEACPTGMLNLEDFRRVYDVSQRPGQKRSGKLQHQFKQRSKHTWLYQGLGSHHVLHTLKNRVTSLTRLPSALVELSEPLQVIRYEQGDFSNAHHDSSPSHSETTCTHTRLAGNTSVLTEVSCRYLTMLFYLSSVEEGGETTFPVADNRTYEEQALVQDGVDLTDTQETCGRGNLRMKPTAGTALLWYNHLSDGRGWMGELDEYSLHGDCPVRRGVKWVANSWVNVDPDHQQQARYQRLVAQRHRVKSGMEEHYQPLSHSNLHQDL; encoded by the exons ATGGAAGACGCTCAGGAACAGTTTTTCGAGCAGGAAGAATACGACAATGACGACAAACCGTTATCATCTGCTTTCAGTCCCCCTTTCCGCCCCACTCGACTGCACATCCAGAGAAGTAGTATCTGCTCTCGGGCTTACTTCGTTGTGGTCATGGTCTTCTTCCATGTTTATATTCTGAATGTAATCGGCTTGCTGCTGTACGTGCACTACAACAACGGCCCCGGGGATCTTGCCAGTGGAGACGGGGCCACCTCAGCATCAGTCGGCGACAGTGGAACCCCATTGCCCCATCCTGCTCCAGTTTCAAGGGAGCTGCATGTGGAGGACTACACTCAAAGCTTCAGTCTACCTCGCATTGAGGGGATACGG GTGGGTCATGTTCAGCAGGTGTCCCTCGTGCCGGACAGAACACATGAGATGAAGACCATCAGCCTGAAACCTCTGCTATTTG agATCCCTGGCTTCCTGTCAGAGGAGGAGTGCCGTGTGGTGGTGCAGCTGGCTCAGCTCAAGGGTCTGATGGAGAGCCAGACAACAGCACCCAGCCAGGGACAAGAGGAGTCAAACCAGCCTCTACTTTCTCTCAGCACAGAGGAGGTCTTCAGTCTGTTGGACCTAAACCAGGACGGGCTGCTTCAGAAGAAGGAG ATTGTAAGTCACTCACGCTCTCAAGATGGAACTTGGTTGAACCCAGACAATTTACGGCAGATTCTCGCTGGTCTGGAAGCCTGCCCAACAG GGATGCTAAACTTGGAGGACTTCAGGCGTGTTTATGATGTGTCCCAGCGGCCAGGACAAAAGCGAAGCGGGAAGCTCCAGCATCAGTTCAAACAGAGAAGCAAACATACGTGGCTATACCAAGGCCTGGGATCCCACcatgtgctgcacacactcaAGAACAG AGTGACCAGCCTGACACGTCTGCCCTCTGCATTGGTTGAGCTGAGTGAGCCGCTGCAGGTGATTCGCTATGAGCAGGGAGACTTCAGTAATGCACACCATGACAGCAGCCCCTCTCATTCAGAGactacctgcacacacacacgactggcAGGAAACACATCTGTTCTAACGGAGGTCTCTTGCAG GTATCTTACCATGTTATTCTACCTCAGCTCTGTAGAGGAAGGTGGTGAGACGACCTTTCCAGTGGCAGACAACCGTACCTATGAAGAGCAA GCACTCGTCCAGGATGGAGTTGATTTGACCGACACCCAGGAGACATGTGGCAGAGGGAACCTGAGAATGAAACCTACTGCTGGGACAGCTCTCCTCTGGTACAACCATCTGTCTGATGGTAGAG GTTGGATGGGTGAGCTAGATGAGTATTCCCTGCACGGCGACTGTCCAGTCAGGCGTGGGGTGAAGTGGGTGGCCAATAGCTGGGTAAATGTGGACCCAGATCACCAGCAGCAGGCCCGCTACCAGAGACTAGTTGCTCAAAGGCATCGAGTCAAGTCAGGCATGGAGGAGCATTACCAACCTCTCTCACACAGCAACCTCCACCAGGATCTATAG
- the LOC121612718 gene encoding transmembrane prolyl 4-hydroxylase-like isoform X2, which produces MEDAQEQFFEQEEYDNDDKPLSSAFSPPFRPTRLHIQRSSICSRAYFVVVMVFFHVYILNVIGLLLYVHYNNGPGDLASGDGATSASVGDSGTPLPHPAPVSRELHVEDYTQSFSLPRIEGIRVGHVQQVSLVPDRTHEMKTISLKPLLFEIPGFLSEEECRVVVQLAQLKGLMESQTTAPSQGQEESNQPLLSLSTEEVFSLLDLNQDGLLQKKEIVSHSRSQDGTWLNPDNLRQILAGLEACPTGMLNLEDFRRVYDVSQRPGQKRSGKLQHQFKQRSKHTWLYQGLGSHHVLHTLKNRVTSLTRLPSALVELSEPLQVIRYEQGDFSNAHHDSSPSHSETTCTHTRLAGNTSVLTEVSCSSVEEGGETTFPVADNRTYEEQALVQDGVDLTDTQETCGRGNLRMKPTAGTALLWYNHLSDGRGWMGELDEYSLHGDCPVRRGVKWVANSWVNVDPDHQQQARYQRLVAQRHRVKSGMEEHYQPLSHSNLHQDL; this is translated from the exons ATGGAAGACGCTCAGGAACAGTTTTTCGAGCAGGAAGAATACGACAATGACGACAAACCGTTATCATCTGCTTTCAGTCCCCCTTTCCGCCCCACTCGACTGCACATCCAGAGAAGTAGTATCTGCTCTCGGGCTTACTTCGTTGTGGTCATGGTCTTCTTCCATGTTTATATTCTGAATGTAATCGGCTTGCTGCTGTACGTGCACTACAACAACGGCCCCGGGGATCTTGCCAGTGGAGACGGGGCCACCTCAGCATCAGTCGGCGACAGTGGAACCCCATTGCCCCATCCTGCTCCAGTTTCAAGGGAGCTGCATGTGGAGGACTACACTCAAAGCTTCAGTCTACCTCGCATTGAGGGGATACGG GTGGGTCATGTTCAGCAGGTGTCCCTCGTGCCGGACAGAACACATGAGATGAAGACCATCAGCCTGAAACCTCTGCTATTTG agATCCCTGGCTTCCTGTCAGAGGAGGAGTGCCGTGTGGTGGTGCAGCTGGCTCAGCTCAAGGGTCTGATGGAGAGCCAGACAACAGCACCCAGCCAGGGACAAGAGGAGTCAAACCAGCCTCTACTTTCTCTCAGCACAGAGGAGGTCTTCAGTCTGTTGGACCTAAACCAGGACGGGCTGCTTCAGAAGAAGGAG ATTGTAAGTCACTCACGCTCTCAAGATGGAACTTGGTTGAACCCAGACAATTTACGGCAGATTCTCGCTGGTCTGGAAGCCTGCCCAACAG GGATGCTAAACTTGGAGGACTTCAGGCGTGTTTATGATGTGTCCCAGCGGCCAGGACAAAAGCGAAGCGGGAAGCTCCAGCATCAGTTCAAACAGAGAAGCAAACATACGTGGCTATACCAAGGCCTGGGATCCCACcatgtgctgcacacactcaAGAACAG AGTGACCAGCCTGACACGTCTGCCCTCTGCATTGGTTGAGCTGAGTGAGCCGCTGCAGGTGATTCGCTATGAGCAGGGAGACTTCAGTAATGCACACCATGACAGCAGCCCCTCTCATTCAGAGactacctgcacacacacacgactggcAGGAAACACATCTGTTCTAACGGAGGTCTCTTGCAG CTCTGTAGAGGAAGGTGGTGAGACGACCTTTCCAGTGGCAGACAACCGTACCTATGAAGAGCAA GCACTCGTCCAGGATGGAGTTGATTTGACCGACACCCAGGAGACATGTGGCAGAGGGAACCTGAGAATGAAACCTACTGCTGGGACAGCTCTCCTCTGGTACAACCATCTGTCTGATGGTAGAG GTTGGATGGGTGAGCTAGATGAGTATTCCCTGCACGGCGACTGTCCAGTCAGGCGTGGGGTGAAGTGGGTGGCCAATAGCTGGGTAAATGTGGACCCAGATCACCAGCAGCAGGCCCGCTACCAGAGACTAGTTGCTCAAAGGCATCGAGTCAAGTCAGGCATGGAGGAGCATTACCAACCTCTCTCACACAGCAACCTCCACCAGGATCTATAG